A DNA window from Leptolyngbya sp. KIOST-1 contains the following coding sequences:
- a CDS encoding site-specific integrase, whose product MAASASLDRAIAALNARLKAARLGLQVECRGDRLSLRGTLPPRPDSPKTRPHQQRIPLKLPATTAGLKQIEREAKVIAAQLIERRFSWADYLPQGDAPQPEGIPLAERVAQFEAEVLAQAGPGAAALASRKTTWEKAYAPYLKKLLAQAEQQPRQPLEAAIVATLEALPPHSRSRQVACTALKAFADFQGVVLPEMVDKLGGQYGSSKAQRRLLPSDEVIVEWCDRIPNPTWRFVYGVMATYGLRNHEVFFCDYQGLRQGDPEGRITVLETTKTGLHDVWPFYPEWVDRFDLRQGHLPAINTDLTTTTLQRVGQQVAIQFKRYGVPFSPYDLRHAWAVRTIHFGLPDTVAARMMGHSVAIHNRTYHRWITHRDQRQAVQTALQQRPWQAPL is encoded by the coding sequence ATGGCTGCCTCTGCTTCCCTCGATCGCGCGATCGCAGCGCTCAATGCCCGTTTGAAGGCGGCCCGCCTGGGGCTACAGGTGGAGTGCCGGGGCGATCGCCTCAGCCTCCGCGGCACTCTGCCACCCCGCCCCGACAGCCCTAAAACCCGCCCCCACCAGCAGCGCATTCCCCTCAAACTGCCCGCCACCACCGCCGGGCTGAAGCAGATTGAGCGCGAAGCCAAAGTCATTGCCGCCCAGCTGATCGAGCGGCGGTTTAGCTGGGCCGACTACCTGCCCCAGGGGGACGCCCCCCAGCCCGAGGGCATCCCCCTGGCGGAACGGGTGGCCCAGTTTGAGGCCGAGGTGCTGGCCCAGGCAGGTCCTGGGGCGGCTGCCCTGGCCTCGCGCAAAACTACCTGGGAGAAAGCCTACGCCCCCTATCTCAAAAAGCTACTGGCCCAGGCCGAGCAGCAGCCCCGACAGCCGCTGGAGGCGGCCATCGTCGCCACCCTCGAAGCCCTGCCGCCCCACTCGCGCAGCCGCCAGGTGGCCTGCACCGCCCTGAAGGCCTTTGCTGACTTTCAGGGGGTGGTGCTGCCGGAGATGGTGGATAAGCTGGGCGGCCAGTACGGCAGCAGCAAGGCCCAGCGACGGCTACTGCCCTCCGACGAGGTGATCGTCGAGTGGTGCGATCGCATTCCCAACCCCACCTGGCGCTTTGTGTACGGCGTGATGGCCACCTACGGTCTGCGCAACCACGAAGTATTCTTCTGTGACTACCAGGGGCTGCGCCAGGGCGACCCCGAGGGGCGCATTACCGTGCTGGAGACCACCAAGACGGGCCTGCACGATGTCTGGCCCTTCTACCCGGAATGGGTCGATCGCTTTGACCTGCGCCAGGGCCATCTACCCGCCATCAATACCGACCTCACCACTACCACGCTCCAGCGGGTGGGCCAGCAGGTGGCGATTCAGTTTAAGCGCTACGGGGTGCCCTTTTCCCCCTACGACCTGCGCCACGCCTGGGCGGTGCGAACCATTCACTTTGGCCTGCCCGACACGGTGGCCGCCCGCATGATGGGCCACTCGGTAGCAATTCACAACCGCACCTACCACCGCTGGATCACGCACCGCGACCAGCGGCAGGCGGTGCAGACCGCCCTCCAGCAGCGCCCTTGGCAGGCTCCCCTTTGA